One Acipenser ruthenus chromosome 33, fAciRut3.2 maternal haplotype, whole genome shotgun sequence genomic region harbors:
- the LOC117433308 gene encoding aquaporin-1 codes for MLEEMRLVQILKETWTLSFLRCIFSEFVGTAVFVFASLASTIMWHQPTAEAGGSSSGPQSHSLATDLTHDLSVGAPQHSTASVMQASPDPVHVSLTFGISVAIVSLCLGSAGGVHLNPAVTLALLAGFRVSPMRAVLYVIAQLLGSITASAFLHGVTPAGVRGDLGLNTLSPGVSEFQALGVEMVITSQLILCVFATSDKKSSLNKFAPVIIGLSVTLGHLVAIGFTSCSMNPARSFGPAVVTASFKNHWVFWVGPLGGAILAALVYDFMLVPRWSSLTEWLTGMREAFLTDSDTSPDNTSTNNANEP; via the exons ATGCTGGAAGAGATGAGGCTGGTCCAAATCTTAAAGGAAACATGGACTTTGTCCTTCCTGAGATGCATTTTTTCTGAATTTGTTGGGACTGCCGTCTTTGTGTTTGCTAGCTTGGCTTCCACCATCATGTGGCATCAGCCTACAGCTGAAGCAGGAGGGTCCTCCAGTGGTCCTCAGTCTCATTCTTTGGCCACTGATCTGACCCATGACCTTTCAGTTGGAGCCCCTCAACACTCCACAGCTTCAGTGATGCAGGCTTCTCCAGATCCCGTTCATGTGTCACTGACCTTTGGGATTTCGGTGGCCATCGTGTCTTTGTGTTTGGGATCAGCCGGTGGTGTCCACTTGAACCCAGCAGTGACTCTGGCTCTTCTTGCTGGTTTTCGAGTAAGCCCCATGCGAGCAGTTCTATATGTCATTGCTCAGCTTCTGGGATCCATCACGGCTTCAGCTTTTCTTCATGGAGTCACACCAGCTGGGGTTCGTGGAGACCTTGGATTGAATACG cTTTCCCCAGGAGTCAGCGAGTTTCAAGCCCTGGGTGTAGAGATGGTGATCACCTCTCAGCTCATTCTTTGTGTCTTTGCCACTTCAGACAAAAAATCATCCCTGAACAAGTTTGCACCTGTTATCATCGGTCTATCAGTTACCTTGGGACATCTTGTGGCT ATTGGCTTCACGAGTTGTAGTATGAATCCTGCACGATCCTTTGGTCCTGCTGTCGTTACTGCAAGTTTCAAAAACCACTGG GTGTTCTGGGTCGGTCCATTGGGAGGAGCAATTCTGGCAGCTTTGGTGTACGACTTCATGCTGGTCCCAAGATGGAGCAGCTTGACTGAATGGCTGACAGGAATGAGAGAGGCCTTCCTGACAGACTCTGACACATCGccagacaacacaagcacaaACAACGCCAATGAACCATGA